A part of Hippea maritima DSM 10411 genomic DNA contains:
- a CDS encoding ferritin-like domain-containing protein, producing the protein MGSKGIEIVGMDVNEVINLLNKAYADEWLAYYQYWLGAKVVKGPMKEAVIQELIEHANDELRHADMVANRIIQLGGTPILKPAQWYDFTNCGYDAPENPVVEEILKQNIKGEQCAISVYKSLLDTTHMKDPVTYNLALQILEDEVEHEEDLQSLMEDVGILIGKR; encoded by the coding sequence ATGGGTAGCAAAGGTATTGAGATTGTAGGTATGGATGTTAATGAGGTTATTAATCTGTTGAATAAAGCATATGCCGATGAGTGGCTTGCGTATTATCAGTATTGGCTTGGTGCTAAAGTAGTTAAAGGGCCAATGAAAGAGGCTGTAATACAGGAGTTGATAGAGCATGCAAACGATGAGCTTAGGCATGCAGATATGGTTGCAAATAGGATTATACAACTTGGTGGCACACCAATTTTAAAACCCGCCCAGTGGTATGATTTTACAAATTGCGGCTATGATGCTCCAGAAAATCCTGTAGTTGAGGAAATACTGAAACAGAATATAAAGGGAGAACAATGCGCAATCAGTGTTTATAAAAGCCTTCTTGATACTACGCACATGAAAGACCCTGTAACATATAACCTGGCCTTGCAGATATTGGAAGATGAGGTTGAGCATGAAGAGGATCTTCAATCGCTCATGGAGGATGTAGGCATTTTGATTGGCAAAAGATAG
- a CDS encoding STAS/SEC14 domain-containing protein — MIEIYNDLQSNVLKFKLSGLITAEDYENTLIPAIKEKLKKHRKIRILYHVTKEFKSYQLKAVIDDAKAGLMFFNAWEKIAVVSDVEWIINGVKAFSFIIPAKVKVFSNNEIGNARKWLYQNNI, encoded by the coding sequence ATGATTGAGATCTATAATGACCTACAAAGCAACGTATTGAAATTTAAACTCAGCGGACTCATAACAGCCGAAGATTATGAAAACACTTTAATACCTGCAATAAAGGAAAAACTCAAAAAACATAGAAAGATACGAATACTCTACCATGTAACCAAAGAGTTTAAATCATATCAGCTAAAAGCTGTGATAGACGACGCAAAGGCCGGCTTAATGTTTTTCAATGCGTGGGAAAAAATAGCCGTTGTTAGTGATGTCGAATGGATTATAAACGGAGTAAAGGCATTTTCATTTATAATTCCAGCTAAAGTAAAAGTATTTTCAAATAATGAAATCGGTAATGCAAGAAAGTGGCTTTATCAAAACAACATCTAA
- a CDS encoding PaaI family thioesterase gives MYEKIKKLLNENDRFAKHNNMRLIEVKEGYAVATMKIEEKHLNAAGVVQGGVIFTLADLAFGAAANSRGILNLSLNATISFIKATDQGILKACAKEISRNKRVAVYQIDVKNENDELIAIVQGVAYSKGKTIQ, from the coding sequence GTGTACGAGAAGATAAAAAAGCTTCTAAACGAAAACGATAGATTTGCAAAACACAACAACATGAGATTAATTGAAGTAAAAGAGGGCTATGCTGTTGCCACGATGAAAATAGAAGAAAAACATTTAAATGCAGCAGGGGTAGTCCAGGGTGGGGTTATTTTTACCTTGGCAGATTTGGCCTTTGGAGCTGCGGCAAACTCTCGTGGCATTCTAAATCTAAGTCTAAACGCTACTATTTCATTCATAAAGGCTACAGACCAAGGAATTCTAAAGGCCTGTGCCAAAGAAATTTCAAGAAACAAAAGAGTTGCTGTATATCAAATAGACGTAAAAAACGAGAACGATGAGCTTATTGCAATAGTGCAAGGTGTTGCCTACTCCAAAGGCAAAACTATCCAATAA